The following coding sequences lie in one Saccopteryx bilineata isolate mSacBil1 chromosome X, mSacBil1_pri_phased_curated, whole genome shotgun sequence genomic window:
- the SPRY3 gene encoding protein sprouty homolog 3 encodes MDAAVTDDFQQILPIEQLRSTHASNDYVERPPAPCKQAISSPSLIVQTHKSDWSLATMPTALPRSLSQCHQLQPLPQHLSQASIASSMSHSTTASDQRLLASITPSPSGQSIIRTQPGTGAHPKADGVLKGEAEQSAVHSSEHLFICEECGRCKCVLCTASRPLPSCWLCNQRCLCSAESLLDYGTCLCCVKGLFYHCSTDDEDNCADEPCSCGPSSCFVRWAAMSLISLFLPCLCCYLPTRGCLHLCQQSYDNLRRPGCRCKRHTNTVCRKISSGSAPFHKAQGKSV; translated from the coding sequence ATGGATGCTGCAGTGACAGATGATTTCCAACAAATTCTGCCGATTGAACAGCTGCGTTCTACTCATGCTAGCAATGATTATGTGGAAAGGCCTCCAGCCCCCTGTAAACAGGCAATCTCCAGCCCTTCCCTTATTGTGCAAACCCACAAGTCTGATTGGTCCTTGGCTACCATGCCTACTGCTCTCCCCCGCAGTCTAAGCCAGTGCCATCAATTGCAGCCCTTGCCTCAGCATCTGAGCCAAGCTAGCATTGCCAGCTCAATGTCCCATAGCACCACTGCCTCTGATCAAAGGCTCTTGGCCAGCATTACGCCCTCACCTTCAGGCCAGTCCATCATCCGAACCCAGCCTGGAACAGGGGCCCACCCAAAAGCTGATGGTGTTCTGAAGGGAGAAGCTGAGCAATCTGCAGTGCACTCCAGTGAGCACCTCTTCATCTGTGAGGAGTGTGGGCGTTGCAAATGTGTCCTCTGCACAGCATCTCgccctctcccctcctgctgGCTGTGCAACCAGCGTTGCCTTTGCTCTGCTGAGAGCCTCCTCGATTATGGCACTTGTCTCTGCTGTGTTAAGGGCCTCTTCTACCACTGCTCCACTGATGATGAAGACAACTgcgctgatgagccttgctcctGTGGGCCTAGTTCTTGTTTTGTCCGCTGGGCAGCCATGAGCCTCATCTCCCTCTTTTTACCTTGCTTGTGCTGCTACCTGCCTACTCGTGGATGCCTCCATCTGTGCCAGCAGAGCTATGATAACCTCAGGCGACCAGGCTGCCGCTGTAAGAGGCACACCAACACTGTGTGCAGAAAAATCTCTTCTGGTAGCGCACCCTTCCACAAGGCCCAGGGAAAGTCTGTATGA